The following are from one region of the Paenibacillus protaetiae genome:
- a CDS encoding BclA C-terminal domain-containing protein, which yields MADGETGLTGQTGQTGQTGQTGLTGLTGLTGPVGPAGPAGGPTGPTGPTGPTGPVGPTGPQGEQGLTGLTGLTGLTGLTGLTGPIGPTGATGATGPAGASGVAGPLGATGPTGPPGPEGRSGLGIPGPTGPTGVTGDPGALGATGPTGATGDPGALGATGPTGATGDPGALGATGPTGATGDPGALGATGPTGATGDPGALGATGPTGATGDPGALGATGPTGATGDPGALGATGPTGATGDPGALGATGPTGATGDPGALGATGPTGATGDPGALGATGPTGATGDPGALGATGPTGATGDPGLLGATGPTGATGPIGAYGYVYNIASALDAIITGGADVPFSDNGPLNGVTHTAGSTAVIVPLTGVYRVAFDVTTTAGVGASFGIAVNGTVDPSTVVGTLVATGQISGDAFIALTAGDIITLRNNSLIAATLSIAPNVGAQLDLILLDPTP from the coding sequence ATGGCTGATGGAGAAACAGGTTTAACTGGTCAAACCGGGCAGACCGGACAGACCGGACAGACTGGATTAACAGGGCTGACTGGATTGACTGGACCGGTAGGGCCAGCTGGACCTGCTGGCGGTCCAACAGGGCCAACAGGGCCAACCGGACCAACTGGACCGGTAGGGCCGACAGGACCACAAGGCGAACAAGGCTTAACCGGATTAACCGGTTTGACTGGGCTGACTGGGTTAACTGGGTTGACTGGTCCTATCGGGCCAACTGGCGCTACAGGCGCTACAGGGCCTGCAGGAGCTTCAGGGGTTGCAGGACCATTAGGTGCAACAGGTCCGACAGGGCCTCCAGGACCAGAAGGACGTTCAGGTTTAGGTATTCCAGGTCCGACAGGGCCAACAGGTGTTACGGGTGATCCGGGAGCGCTTGGCGCGACAGGGCCAACCGGCGCTACGGGCGATCCGGGAGCACTTGGCGCGACAGGGCCAACCGGCGCTACGGGCGATCCGGGAGCGCTTGGCGCGACAGGGCCAACCGGCGCTACGGGCGATCCGGGAGCGCTTGGCGCAACAGGGCCAACCGGCGCTACGGGCGATCCGGGAGCACTTGGCGCGACAGGGCCAACCGGCGCTACGGGCGATCCGGGAGCGCTTGGCGCGACAGGGCCAACCGGCGCTACGGGCGATCCGGGAGCGCTTGGCGCGACAGGGCCAACCGGCGCTACGGGCGATCCGGGAGCGCTCGGCGCGACAGGGCCAACCGGCGCTACGGGCGATCCGGGAGCGCTTGGCGCGACAGGGCCAACCGGCGCTACGGGCGATCCGGGAGCGCTTGGCGCGACAGGGCCAACCGGCGCTACGGGCGATCCGGGAGCGCTTGGCGCGACAGGGCCAACTGGCGCTACGGGCGATCCGGGGCTGCTTGGCGCGACAGGGCCAACTGGCGCGACAGGGCCAATCGGAGCATACGGATACGTGTACAATATTGCCTCAGCTCTTGATGCAATAATTACCGGCGGAGCCGACGTGCCGTTCAGCGATAACGGTCCATTAAACGGCGTTACGCATACAGCTGGCAGTACTGCTGTCATCGTTCCGCTTACCGGTGTTTACCGTGTCGCTTTTGATGTTACGACAACGGCGGGAGTTGGCGCTTCCTTCGGGATAGCTGTCAACGGCACGGTTGATCCTTCTACCGTAGTAGGCACTTTAGTGGCCACTGGCCAAATATCAGGCGATGCCTTTATCGCTCTTACTGCAGGAGATATTATTACGCTTCGCAATAATTCGCTGATTGCTGCTACACTTTCCATAGCACCTAACGTAGGTGCGCAATTAGATCTCATTTTGCTTGACCCAACGCCATAA
- a CDS encoding DUF4214 domain-containing protein — MNYIELRYRSRRFSESMSTTSTVIQYLRDIYELDNELFLWELYKQLLNREPDQPGFASHLSLLNNGHTRSYIVSDIINSKEAQHLYQSPALTAPHGYSIIQVLHAARRLHPETFVTRLYEQLLNRRPQQGELRIHMNMLVKMSRWRLVTSLIHTPECQRLLAGLKPSAVPQTPVHARQIGIFLGFSQQVTLGGEGIGRYTVRLAEGLLQHDDQTMVHVFAMAHNMDEVLSTFQYFMHKYPNRLFFGAFPDAGWLNRHAPVDAWIIPYIGLELAEQLERPNIVVLHDLVYVHFYDVYIRKQPEFLHYLDPIVKALAAKAARVVCSSNFIRDHEGLQYLKLPADKVKVIRLAAPSAEYDAAGIPDEQAFRSKYQLHTSYITFPSAIRLHKNHLRLIEAFLNYKQSPDGHDSDLALVFTDRFDDNPLRPEYEALLKRYYPGTLNSVVFLGRIPFSHLPALYKYAIGTIVPTEFEGSCPFPILESLSVGTPVAISRINVALEVIEDLSSFITFHPHLVPEIQWAIHQLRVRHAELPDRQRAAISGALNRTWKDAAAEFIELIDSL, encoded by the coding sequence ATGAATTATATCGAGCTTAGATACCGCAGCCGGCGTTTCTCCGAAAGCATGAGCACCACCTCGACTGTCATTCAATATTTGCGCGATATTTATGAATTGGATAACGAGCTTTTTTTGTGGGAGCTGTACAAACAGCTGTTGAATCGCGAGCCGGACCAGCCGGGATTCGCTTCTCATCTTTCCTTATTGAACAATGGGCATACAAGATCGTATATCGTCTCCGATATCATAAACAGCAAGGAAGCCCAGCATCTCTATCAATCGCCGGCGCTGACTGCGCCGCACGGCTATTCCATCATTCAAGTTCTTCACGCTGCGAGAAGGCTCCATCCGGAGACGTTTGTAACACGCCTGTACGAACAGCTGTTAAACCGGCGACCGCAGCAGGGCGAGCTGCGCATCCATATGAATATGCTTGTCAAAATGTCGCGCTGGAGGCTGGTTACCAGCCTTATCCATACGCCGGAATGCCAGCGGCTTTTAGCTGGACTTAAGCCTTCCGCTGTACCACAAACGCCTGTTCACGCCAGGCAAATCGGCATTTTCCTCGGATTCTCGCAGCAGGTTACCCTCGGAGGCGAAGGCATCGGCCGATATACTGTCAGGCTGGCGGAAGGTTTGCTGCAGCATGACGATCAAACGATGGTCCATGTATTCGCCATGGCCCATAATATGGATGAGGTGTTATCGACCTTTCAATATTTCATGCATAAATACCCGAACCGCCTTTTTTTCGGCGCTTTTCCGGACGCCGGCTGGCTGAACCGGCATGCCCCGGTTGACGCGTGGATTATCCCTTACATCGGTCTTGAGCTGGCAGAACAGCTGGAGCGCCCGAATATCGTTGTTTTGCATGATTTGGTTTATGTCCATTTCTATGATGTGTACATCCGGAAACAGCCGGAATTTCTACACTATTTGGATCCGATTGTGAAAGCACTTGCGGCAAAAGCAGCACGTGTCGTTTGCAGCAGCAACTTCATCCGCGACCACGAAGGGCTGCAATACTTAAAGCTTCCTGCAGACAAGGTGAAGGTAATCCGGCTGGCAGCTCCCAGTGCGGAATATGACGCGGCTGGCATTCCGGATGAACAGGCGTTTCGGAGCAAATACCAGCTGCACACGTCCTACATTACTTTTCCGTCAGCCATCCGCCTTCATAAAAACCACTTACGGTTAATAGAAGCTTTTTTAAACTACAAGCAAAGCCCCGACGGCCATGATTCCGATCTTGCGCTTGTGTTCACGGACCGCTTCGATGATAATCCGCTTCGTCCCGAATATGAAGCGCTGCTGAAGCGATATTACCCGGGGACGCTGAATAGCGTTGTATTTCTTGGGAGGATTCCTTTCAGCCATCTTCCTGCGCTGTACAAATATGCGATCGGCACTATTGTTCCTACCGAATTCGAAGGAAGCTGCCCTTTTCCAATTCTCGAGTCGCTATCGGTAGGTACGCCGGTCGCGATTAGCCGGATTAATGTCGCACTTGAAGTCATCGAGGATTTGTCTTCGTTTATTACGTTCCATCCGCATCTCGTGCCGGAAATCCAGTGGGCGATCCACCAGCTTCGAGTTCGGCATGCCGAACTTCCCGACAGGCAGCGCGCGGCCATAAGCGGAGCGTTAAACCGGACATGGAAGGATGCCGCTGCGGAATTTATCGAGCTGATTGACAGCCTATAG
- a CDS encoding mannose-1-phosphate guanylyltransferase: MKVVIMAGGKGTRFWPISTEAMPKQFLKLTSDDETMLQQTYNRFRSIVAEEDIYIVVNPGYLDLVKKQLKGLDDSRIILEPEQRDTAPCIALAARYFLRLQMDEVIVTAPSDQYMDEPLLLEAAIREAEAIARQDKAVVTFGIVPTRAETGYGYIEVKQGYAAGSRNICEVASFIEKPSKAKALELIENPRMYWNSGIFIWKPSTIAYYMECYQPEMWKIFEADNPNFQQAYVSLARLSIDYAIMEKIPALFMIPIRFMWDDVGTWTSLERIFERNADGNLMSDNIYTLEAGNNIIFTEGKKTLVIGVNNVIIVSTDEGLLVCHKSEEQYIKQLLAAAEPGHGGMKKP, encoded by the coding sequence TTGAAGGTCGTCATTATGGCAGGCGGCAAAGGTACGCGATTTTGGCCGATCAGCACGGAGGCCATGCCCAAGCAGTTTTTAAAGCTGACATCGGACGACGAAACGATGCTGCAGCAAACCTATAATCGGTTTCGTTCGATTGTAGCGGAAGAAGATATTTATATTGTGGTAAACCCCGGTTATTTGGATTTGGTGAAGAAACAGCTGAAAGGGCTGGACGACAGCCGGATCATTCTGGAACCGGAGCAGCGGGATACCGCGCCTTGCATTGCCCTGGCGGCACGTTATTTTCTCCGGCTTCAAATGGACGAGGTTATCGTCACAGCGCCTTCCGATCAATATATGGATGAACCGTTATTGCTGGAGGCGGCGATTCGGGAAGCGGAAGCTATTGCCCGCCAAGATAAAGCGGTTGTTACGTTTGGCATCGTCCCGACGAGAGCCGAGACCGGCTATGGATATATTGAAGTTAAGCAAGGTTATGCGGCGGGCAGCCGCAATATTTGCGAGGTGGCGTCTTTTATTGAGAAACCTAGCAAAGCAAAGGCGCTGGAGCTTATCGAGAACCCGCGCATGTATTGGAACAGCGGCATATTTATATGGAAGCCGTCTACAATCGCTTATTACATGGAATGTTATCAGCCGGAGATGTGGAAAATTTTCGAAGCCGATAATCCAAACTTTCAGCAAGCTTATGTTTCACTTGCACGGCTTTCAATTGATTACGCCATTATGGAGAAAATACCGGCTTTATTTATGATCCCGATCCGGTTTATGTGGGATGATGTCGGCACGTGGACTTCGCTGGAGCGCATATTCGAGCGGAACGCCGACGGCAATTTAATGTCGGACAATATTTACACATTGGAAGCCGGCAACAACATTATTTTTACAGAGGGCAAGAAGACGCTTGTCATCGGCGTCAATAACGTCATTATTGTATCCACGGATGAAGGACTGCTGGTGTGCCACAAGTCGGAGGAGCAGTATATTAAACAGCTGCTGGCGGCTGCGGAACCAGGCCATGGAGGGATGAAGAAGCCGTGA
- a CDS encoding acetyltransferase, with translation MLLKGEDRIATRKVVVIGAGGHAKVIIDILLADPSIEIAGCTSRQQNRMCAGVPVLGDDSILPELYYQGVRHAFIAIGDNRMRYKLSLQTAAIGFQPVNAVSPRAYVAQSASLGAGIAVMPGAVINAEASIMDYAIINTNASVDHECEIGRFCHIAPGSALSGNVKVGEGSFLGTGTSVIDGISIGSWTTVGAGSTVVRPLPSDCVAYGVPAKVIRQTPKP, from the coding sequence ATGCTGCTGAAAGGAGAGGATCGCATCGCAACACGCAAAGTTGTGGTTATAGGAGCCGGCGGCCATGCTAAAGTCATCATTGATATTCTTCTGGCCGATCCGTCCATCGAGATTGCCGGATGCACAAGCCGGCAGCAAAACCGGATGTGCGCAGGCGTTCCGGTTCTTGGCGATGACAGCATTTTGCCGGAGCTGTATTACCAAGGCGTCCGGCATGCTTTTATTGCGATCGGAGACAACCGGATGCGCTATAAGCTCTCGCTGCAAACGGCCGCCATCGGATTCCAGCCTGTTAATGCGGTCAGCCCTCGCGCATATGTTGCGCAGTCTGCATCTTTAGGCGCTGGAATCGCCGTCATGCCCGGTGCGGTCATTAATGCCGAAGCGTCTATTATGGATTATGCCATTATCAATACGAATGCGTCCGTTGACCATGAATGCGAGATCGGAAGGTTTTGCCATATTGCACCCGGCTCAGCTTTGTCGGGAAATGTAAAAGTCGGCGAAGGTTCCTTTCTCGGAACCGGCACCTCTGTTATCGACGGGATCTCCATCGGTTCGTGGACAACAGTTGGCGCCGGATCAACCGTCGTTCGCCCGCTTCCTTCAGACTGTGTCGCATACGGCGTGCCGGCCAAAGTAATCCGCCAGACCCCAAAGCCTTAA
- a CDS encoding DegT/DnrJ/EryC1/StrS family aminotransferase, translated as MLKKIPVAVPVLNGNESKYVMDCIESTWISSNGSYIGRFEQQFADFCGVKHAVSCTSGTTALHLALLAHGVQAGDEIIMPTFSFIATANAVAYCGATPVFADSDPDTWNVDPASIVSKITDKTKGIIAVHLYGHPADMDRINEMAEHYGLFVLEDAAEAIGAEYKGKRTGSLGDSAVFSTFGNKIITTGEGGVFTTNQDELAAKARLLRGQGMDPDHRYWHPIIGYNYRMTNIQAAIGCAQMEKAEWHIAERIRVAGLYGEALQSLEGISLPVQKEWAKHVYWMYSVVLEGATEQQRDLVMRQLLELGIETRPFFYPMHTMPPYRHLQPDEDFPVSMKLCASGINLPSHALLTKEDIQWIADCLAKVLSRC; from the coding sequence GTGTTAAAGAAGATACCGGTTGCCGTTCCTGTCCTTAACGGGAATGAAAGCAAGTATGTGATGGATTGTATAGAATCAACATGGATTTCTTCCAATGGGTCCTATATTGGGAGATTTGAACAACAATTTGCAGACTTTTGCGGTGTCAAACACGCGGTTTCTTGCACAAGCGGCACTACAGCGCTTCATCTTGCTCTGCTGGCGCATGGGGTTCAAGCCGGCGATGAGATTATTATGCCGACTTTTTCCTTTATCGCAACGGCAAATGCGGTAGCGTATTGCGGGGCAACCCCCGTATTTGCCGATTCTGATCCGGATACATGGAATGTAGACCCTGCCAGTATCGTATCTAAAATAACGGATAAAACAAAAGGAATCATCGCCGTCCATTTATATGGCCATCCAGCTGATATGGACCGGATTAATGAAATGGCGGAGCATTACGGGCTGTTCGTGCTTGAAGATGCTGCTGAAGCGATCGGAGCGGAATACAAAGGCAAGCGTACCGGGAGTCTGGGCGACAGCGCGGTGTTCAGTACATTCGGCAATAAAATTATTACGACCGGAGAAGGCGGCGTGTTTACAACCAATCAGGATGAATTGGCTGCAAAAGCCAGATTGCTTAGAGGGCAAGGGATGGACCCGGACCACCGTTATTGGCACCCGATTATCGGCTACAATTATCGAATGACCAATATCCAGGCGGCAATCGGCTGCGCCCAGATGGAGAAGGCGGAGTGGCATATTGCAGAACGGATTAGGGTAGCTGGGCTGTACGGGGAGGCGCTGCAAAGCTTGGAAGGCATAAGCCTCCCGGTTCAAAAGGAATGGGCGAAACATGTTTATTGGATGTATAGTGTAGTGCTTGAGGGTGCAACCGAGCAGCAGCGCGATCTGGTAATGCGGCAGCTGCTTGAGTTAGGCATTGAAACGAGGCCTTTTTTTTATCCGATGCATACGATGCCGCCTTATCGTCATCTGCAGCCGGATGAAGATTTTCCAGTTTCCATGAAGCTGTGCGCATCCGGCATTAATCTTCCAAGCCATGCGCTCCTTACAAAAGAAGATATTCAATGGATAGCAGACTGCTTGGCCAAAGTGTTATCCAGATGCTGA
- a CDS encoding tetratricopeptide repeat-containing glycosyltransferase family 2 protein: MVSISLCMIVKNEEGTLGRILSAMKDIADEIIIVDTGSTDRTKQIAYSFRAKVYDFEWINDFAAARNYSFSKATKQYIMWLDADDIIEKKDQLLLKRLKQHLDPVIDRVTMAYHLGFDQKGNVTYSLRRNRIVKRERNFQWIGPVHEYLHCYGTVYHAEAAVTHSKQKEYTDRNLRIYLERLAAGEHFTPRDQYYFANELRTHERYSEAVEWYTKFLDGKQGWIEDNILASLRLAECYRRLKDEDKRFQALTRALKYDKPRPELCCDIGAYFLELGQYRTAAYWYEQALKAEEPEGQMAMINLANSTWIPHIQLCLCYDRLGDYEKAYEHNEKAREYNPTHPSVVYNTNYFKERHGK, encoded by the coding sequence GTGGTTTCAATAAGCCTCTGCATGATCGTCAAAAACGAAGAAGGGACTTTAGGGCGCATTTTGTCGGCAATGAAAGATATAGCGGATGAAATCATTATTGTAGATACCGGTTCAACCGACCGGACAAAACAAATCGCCTATTCATTCCGGGCAAAAGTGTATGATTTCGAATGGATCAATGATTTTGCCGCGGCACGAAATTATTCCTTTAGCAAAGCAACGAAACAGTACATTATGTGGCTGGATGCTGACGATATCATCGAAAAAAAAGACCAGCTTCTTCTCAAACGGCTGAAACAACATCTGGACCCCGTGATAGACCGTGTAACGATGGCTTATCATCTTGGCTTTGACCAGAAAGGCAATGTCACATACAGCCTGAGAAGAAACCGGATTGTCAAAAGGGAACGGAACTTTCAATGGATTGGCCCCGTTCATGAATATTTGCATTGTTATGGAACGGTCTATCATGCAGAAGCAGCTGTAACCCATTCGAAGCAAAAGGAGTATACAGACCGCAATTTGCGGATCTATTTGGAACGTCTGGCGGCAGGAGAGCACTTTACGCCGCGTGACCAATACTATTTTGCGAATGAGCTTAGGACGCATGAAAGATATTCCGAAGCAGTCGAGTGGTATACGAAGTTTTTGGATGGGAAGCAGGGATGGATAGAAGACAATATATTAGCGTCGCTTCGCCTGGCTGAATGCTACAGGCGTCTAAAAGATGAAGATAAACGGTTCCAAGCTTTAACGAGAGCACTGAAATATGACAAACCGAGGCCTGAGCTTTGCTGTGATATCGGCGCCTATTTTTTGGAACTTGGCCAATACAGAACAGCTGCTTATTGGTATGAACAGGCGTTGAAAGCGGAAGAGCCGGAAGGCCAAATGGCGATGATTAATTTAGCGAATTCAACCTGGATTCCGCATATCCAGTTATGTTTATGTTACGACCGGCTTGGCGATTATGAGAAAGCTTATGAACACAATGAGAAAGCACGGGAATACAACCCGACACATCCAAGCGTCGTTTACAACACCAATTATTTTAAAGAACGCCATGGAAAATAA
- a CDS encoding GDP-mannose 4,6-dehydratase — translation MKAFITGIAGFAGSYLASHLIRQGFEVSGTVRHSTRLDNLKPILHHIQLYACDLLDRETVFNTIRDAKPDYIYHLAADSNVTASWDHSLDTLYNNIACQAHLLDAIRICHPGCRILIAGSSEQYGYVKPEELPIKETNPFRPLNPYAVSKISQEHLAYQNYKTYGLHTVIVRTFHHTGPGRSDNVVTSSFAKQIAEIEKGLKPPILHVGNLSAVRDFLDVRDVVRAYKLALDCCEPGEAYNIASGHALSVNEMLTMLLSFSQASIEIQVDPLRLRPSDSAAVYAGYEKFHARTGWKPEIPLEQTLLDLLNSWRAKLS, via the coding sequence GTGAAAGCTTTTATTACGGGGATTGCCGGTTTTGCAGGAAGCTATTTGGCCAGTCATTTAATCCGGCAAGGATTCGAAGTATCCGGTACCGTCCGCCACTCCACCAGGCTGGATAACCTGAAGCCGATCCTCCATCACATCCAGCTGTACGCATGCGATCTGCTTGACCGCGAAACGGTTTTTAATACGATCCGGGATGCAAAACCGGACTATATTTATCATTTGGCGGCGGACAGCAATGTCACGGCTTCTTGGGATCATTCCCTGGATACGCTGTATAACAATATCGCCTGTCAGGCTCATTTGTTGGATGCCATACGCATTTGCCATCCCGGGTGCCGGATATTGATTGCCGGTTCCAGCGAGCAATACGGATATGTGAAGCCGGAGGAGCTTCCGATTAAGGAAACGAATCCGTTCCGGCCGTTAAACCCGTATGCAGTAAGCAAAATTTCGCAAGAGCATCTGGCTTATCAAAATTATAAAACATACGGGCTGCATACCGTTATCGTACGCACCTTTCATCATACCGGACCGGGCAGAAGCGACAATGTCGTCACTTCCAGCTTCGCCAAACAAATTGCAGAAATTGAAAAAGGGCTGAAGCCGCCGATTTTGCATGTCGGCAATCTGTCGGCTGTCCGTGATTTTCTCGATGTGCGGGATGTGGTGCGCGCCTATAAGCTCGCGCTGGACTGCTGCGAACCGGGAGAAGCTTATAATATCGCTTCCGGCCATGCGCTTTCGGTCAATGAGATGCTTACGATGTTGTTGTCATTCAGCCAGGCGTCCATTGAGATACAGGTAGACCCTTTACGGCTGCGGCCTAGCGATTCCGCCGCAGTATATGCCGGCTATGAGAAATTTCATGCCCGAACAGGCTGGAAGCCGGAAATCCCTTTGGAGCAGACGCTGCTTGACTTGTTGAACAGCTGGAGAGCGAAGCTGAGCTAA
- a CDS encoding ABC transporter substrate-binding protein → MSTRKRTWGFKFLAAAAAVAVMLAGCSSNGSTKGEAGQGEDSAKLTKVKVVLDWTPNTNHTGLYVARDKGFFKEQGLDVEIVQPGQDGADKMIASGSADFGVSYQESVTMARIAGVPLVSIAAVIQHNTSGFASPAAKGIDSPEKFEGKTYGGWGAPVEEAVIASLMQEKHADVNKVKILNIGDTDFFTAVKRDVDFAWIYYAWTGVEAELRGEKLNMLYLTDYSDKLDYYTPVLATSESMIKSKPDIVKAFVKAASEGYNYAIEHPDDAAEVLIKAEPDLNADLVRASQKWLADKYKDDAPRWGEQKLSVWQNYADWMYEHKLLDSKLEADKAFTNDFLPEA, encoded by the coding sequence ATGAGTACGCGTAAACGAACATGGGGGTTTAAATTTTTAGCGGCTGCGGCAGCGGTTGCCGTAATGCTGGCGGGCTGCAGTTCCAATGGCAGCACAAAGGGAGAGGCGGGGCAGGGCGAAGACTCCGCCAAGCTTACTAAAGTGAAGGTTGTGCTGGATTGGACGCCGAATACGAACCATACCGGCCTGTACGTGGCCCGTGACAAAGGTTTCTTTAAGGAGCAAGGGCTCGATGTCGAAATTGTGCAGCCCGGCCAGGACGGCGCCGATAAAATGATCGCTTCCGGCAGTGCTGATTTTGGCGTCAGCTACCAAGAGTCGGTTACGATGGCCCGGATTGCAGGCGTGCCGCTTGTATCAATTGCGGCGGTGATTCAGCACAATACGTCGGGGTTTGCGTCCCCTGCGGCAAAAGGAATTGATTCGCCGGAAAAATTTGAAGGCAAAACGTACGGCGGCTGGGGCGCTCCGGTGGAGGAAGCGGTCATTGCCTCGCTTATGCAGGAGAAACATGCCGATGTGAACAAGGTGAAAATTTTGAATATCGGCGATACGGACTTTTTTACAGCGGTTAAACGGGATGTCGATTTCGCCTGGATTTATTATGCTTGGACAGGCGTGGAAGCCGAGCTTCGCGGCGAGAAGCTGAACATGCTTTATTTGACGGATTACAGCGATAAGCTGGATTATTATACGCCGGTGCTGGCTACCAGCGAGTCGATGATCAAGAGCAAGCCGGACATTGTCAAGGCGTTTGTCAAGGCGGCTTCCGAAGGATACAACTATGCGATTGAGCATCCGGACGATGCGGCGGAAGTGCTGATCAAAGCTGAACCGGACTTAAACGCGGACCTTGTCCGCGCCAGCCAGAAGTGGCTCGCTGACAAATACAAGGACGATGCGCCGCGCTGGGGCGAGCAAAAACTGAGCGTGTGGCAAAATTACGCGGATTGGATGTACGAGCATAAGCTGCTGGACAGCAAGCTGGAAGCGGACAAAGCGTTCACGAACGACTTTTTGCCAGAAGCTTAA
- a CDS encoding thiamine-binding protein, whose translation MANALVSIQILPNAPEGASKYEYVDRAIDIIKASGVPYRVAPLETTMEGELHKLLMIVQQMNEAMTDQGCSSVISQVKILFNPTDGASMGTLLEKYPDGQ comes from the coding sequence ATGGCGAATGCATTAGTCAGCATTCAAATTTTACCGAATGCGCCTGAAGGCGCAAGCAAATACGAATATGTCGACCGGGCCATCGACATTATTAAAGCATCCGGCGTCCCGTATCGTGTCGCGCCGCTGGAGACGACGATGGAAGGCGAGCTTCACAAGCTGCTTATGATCGTTCAGCAGATGAATGAAGCGATGACCGACCAGGGCTGTTCCTCTGTTATTTCGCAGGTGAAAATTTTGTTCAATCCGACGGATGGCGCTTCGATGGGTACATTGCTGGAGAAATACCCGGATGGGCAATAA